One Actinoplanes missouriensis 431 DNA segment encodes these proteins:
- a CDS encoding AAA family ATPase, producing MAEELLYRNDSTQVLRQTATDDAGSLICKRAFGPGAVRRIDRERAVLRHLAGVPGVPRLADRQARQSLFSIDDGGAPIAVSRLSASRLLDVARELTGTVAAMHRAGVLHHDITPANVVLTGSGTPVLIDYDMAEILPPGSPAIAPPDQPLGTLGYQAPEQTGRLRLPVDQRADLYGLGATLYALATGESPFPGDDPLDVIRDTLVRCPVSPAGRHGLPPAFADIILRLLEKDPDRRYQSAEALAHDLDCFGTGHWRLGEHDFPAVLTGPADLVGRDDEIRMLVAALDRAQTGGPALLIGGPAGVGKSSLVTALRRVVTARGGWFINGKYDQFRTGTGSGGIRRAMAKLAGLLLAEPEPDITADRRRIVAALGANLPVILTAVPELTPLLGARAEPADDPGTAPARVTTAIIALLKAVAGQRPVVLAVDDLQWASHSSLQIFETIVAAGPIPGLLIVGTYRDHDAGHPLAALAARGERNGRIDPPIRITGLDPGGLTALVGAVLRLPVDAAAGLAELLHEPSGGNPYTAVELLNALRGDGLLTLGRDGWRWDPEAARAFLARKLVPDVMTDRLARLPGPTRRVLTALACLGGDTPPAVLAAALRMPAAALIQHLAPAAAARLIGADRPGTTSGTVRFRHDLIHRAAYDALDEPERARMQLAMARNLADRDDARQEAAEQYLAAADLLDDPRERRAAAQLLHAAGCRAAQLTNYVVAEELYRCADRLAPADVILADRHAALYCLGRLADADEVYRSLVDRSPGLPALAAATPTQINSLTQRGASVAAIDLGVRVLARFGIALPTDLAAAVDAGVDWLYRWAERIEAGQENTAETTDPRIIAAGRVINRLLAPAFYLDPLMHAWLVLQAQQLWERHGVCAPFVGTLGAVVAVTIDLRDDYRTGYRLTAYTAAVGRRHGYQAETAVARYMHLCLAAHWCEPAEGILEVAQQTRDDLIAVGDVQVASMLSNRLSAVLVDCGETLDAAADEITSSLAFAERTGARFSVLSLTGYRQLIRALQGRTDGPGSLVSADFDEAEYLAGIAAAQAGLATYHTNRALAAMIFDDEERLEEASAAAMTGVRAIRGFYNSMLARVTRAVSLARRIRAGADTAAVRDLDEARSWLARRAADCPHNFRPLLHLVEAERAWALGDPVTATREYDAGLTEVSGRPWHRALLAERAGLFHLSQGLEYGGRRLLADALDAYCRWGAQGKADAMTAAHPFLRAAASPATGSHGPGGETLPIDLMAVLRASQALSSQTTVAGLQAQVGDLLAGMTGATVAHLVLQHQETSDWYASAIAGPDREQPAAVVADPANPGESRLPLAAIRYALRTREPLLVDDATGDDRFSHDPYLSGLDLCALLVVPVPSHNVAHAVLVLENHRQRGIFSTDRLETVRLIAGQLAVSLDNAILYDSLDSAVRARTADLAAATRRLADSERRVRSHFEHAAVGQVIHGIDDRIEEANPAFLDMVGTTARKLTGSKLTELFAVPDRDAHRRDLDEVIADRRPRISRELTLMRADGRHLDAQVTVSAVRDADGRPAQLVSILQDISARRAAEAARDAAHLELADRNRELEAANQLKSDLMGMLGHEIGNPLAMILGHLELARTDDDLPEPFAGLLERIHRNARRLDTIVNEVLALVRIDAGQLTALPSPTVVADHIDAALAAGAATGVPVDCPRGLVALMQPSHLDHVLINLISNAAKYGGGVTAIVAFARRASGTAVLEVHDEGPGVPPDFRDRLFGRLTRADSTASTAPGTGLGLYIVRELARANGGDVTYRPAAGHGSVFVLTMPLALHTPDHPAGVLSVPVAAR from the coding sequence ATGGCAGAGGAGCTGCTGTACCGCAACGACAGCACCCAGGTCCTCCGCCAGACCGCAACCGATGACGCCGGTTCCCTGATCTGCAAACGTGCCTTCGGCCCCGGGGCGGTCCGGCGGATCGACCGGGAGCGCGCCGTGCTGCGGCATCTCGCCGGGGTCCCGGGGGTTCCGCGGCTCGCGGACCGGCAGGCCCGCCAGTCGCTGTTCTCGATCGACGACGGCGGCGCTCCGATCGCGGTGAGCCGGCTGAGCGCGTCCCGCCTGCTCGACGTCGCACGGGAACTGACCGGCACGGTCGCCGCGATGCACCGGGCCGGCGTGCTGCACCACGACATCACCCCCGCGAACGTGGTGCTCACCGGATCCGGCACGCCGGTGCTGATCGACTACGACATGGCGGAGATCCTGCCGCCCGGCTCGCCCGCCATCGCGCCCCCGGACCAGCCGCTGGGCACCCTCGGCTATCAGGCGCCGGAACAGACCGGGCGGTTGCGCCTGCCGGTTGATCAACGCGCCGACCTGTACGGCCTGGGCGCCACCCTGTACGCCCTGGCCACCGGCGAGTCCCCGTTCCCCGGCGACGACCCGCTCGACGTCATCCGGGACACCCTGGTCCGCTGCCCGGTCTCCCCCGCCGGGCGCCACGGGCTGCCCCCGGCGTTCGCCGACATCATTCTGCGGCTGCTGGAGAAGGACCCCGACCGGCGGTACCAGAGCGCCGAGGCCCTCGCCCACGACCTGGACTGTTTCGGCACCGGGCACTGGCGCCTGGGCGAGCACGACTTCCCTGCGGTGCTGACCGGGCCCGCCGACCTGGTCGGGCGCGACGACGAGATCAGAATGCTTGTCGCGGCGCTGGACCGGGCACAGACCGGCGGGCCAGCGCTGCTCATCGGCGGGCCGGCCGGAGTGGGCAAGAGTTCCCTGGTGACCGCGCTGCGCCGGGTCGTCACCGCCCGGGGCGGCTGGTTCATCAACGGCAAGTACGACCAGTTTCGCACCGGGACCGGCAGCGGCGGCATCCGGCGCGCGATGGCGAAGCTGGCCGGGCTGCTGCTCGCCGAACCGGAACCGGACATCACCGCCGACCGGCGCCGGATCGTCGCCGCGCTCGGGGCGAACCTGCCGGTCATCCTCACCGCCGTCCCCGAGCTGACGCCGCTGCTCGGCGCCCGGGCCGAGCCCGCCGACGACCCGGGCACCGCGCCCGCGCGGGTCACCACCGCGATCATCGCGCTGCTCAAGGCCGTGGCCGGCCAGCGCCCGGTGGTCCTGGCCGTCGACGATCTGCAGTGGGCGAGCCACTCCTCGCTGCAGATCTTCGAGACGATCGTGGCGGCCGGCCCGATCCCCGGCCTGCTGATCGTCGGCACCTACCGCGACCACGACGCCGGCCACCCGCTGGCCGCTCTGGCCGCCCGGGGCGAGCGAAACGGCCGGATCGACCCGCCGATCCGGATCACCGGTCTCGACCCCGGGGGCCTCACCGCGCTGGTCGGCGCGGTGCTGCGCCTGCCGGTGGACGCCGCGGCCGGTCTGGCCGAGCTGCTGCACGAGCCGAGCGGCGGGAACCCGTACACCGCGGTGGAGCTGCTCAACGCGCTGCGGGGGGACGGCCTGCTCACGCTGGGCCGTGACGGCTGGCGCTGGGACCCGGAGGCGGCCCGCGCGTTCCTGGCCCGCAAACTCGTCCCGGACGTGATGACCGACCGGCTGGCCCGGCTGCCCGGCCCGACCCGCCGGGTGCTGACCGCGCTCGCCTGCCTCGGCGGCGACACCCCGCCGGCGGTGCTCGCCGCCGCGCTGCGCATGCCGGCCGCCGCCCTGATCCAGCACCTGGCGCCGGCGGCCGCGGCCCGCCTGATCGGCGCCGACCGGCCCGGGACGACGTCCGGCACGGTCCGGTTCCGGCACGACCTGATCCACCGCGCCGCCTACGACGCCCTCGACGAGCCGGAACGCGCCCGGATGCAGCTCGCCATGGCCCGCAACCTGGCCGACCGGGACGACGCCCGGCAGGAGGCGGCCGAGCAGTACCTCGCGGCCGCCGACCTGCTCGACGACCCCCGGGAGCGACGAGCCGCCGCGCAACTGCTGCACGCGGCCGGGTGCCGGGCCGCCCAGCTGACCAACTACGTGGTCGCCGAGGAGCTGTACCGCTGCGCCGACCGGCTGGCCCCGGCGGACGTGATCCTGGCCGACCGGCACGCCGCGCTCTACTGCCTCGGCCGGCTCGCCGACGCCGACGAGGTCTACCGGTCCCTCGTCGACCGCTCCCCCGGGCTGCCGGCCCTCGCCGCCGCCACGCCCACCCAGATCAACAGCCTGACCCAGCGCGGCGCCAGCGTGGCGGCCATCGACCTCGGGGTACGGGTCCTGGCCCGCTTCGGCATCGCCCTGCCCACCGACCTCGCCGCCGCCGTCGACGCCGGCGTGGACTGGCTGTACCGGTGGGCGGAACGCATCGAGGCGGGGCAGGAGAACACCGCCGAGACCACCGATCCGCGCATCATCGCGGCCGGCCGGGTGATCAACCGGCTGCTGGCGCCCGCGTTCTACCTCGATCCGCTGATGCACGCCTGGCTGGTGCTGCAGGCCCAGCAACTGTGGGAACGGCACGGCGTGTGCGCGCCCTTCGTCGGCACCCTGGGCGCGGTGGTGGCCGTGACCATCGACCTGCGCGACGACTACCGCACCGGGTACCGGCTGACCGCGTACACCGCCGCTGTCGGGCGCCGGCACGGCTACCAGGCCGAGACCGCTGTCGCCCGGTACATGCACCTGTGCCTGGCCGCGCACTGGTGCGAACCCGCCGAGGGCATCCTGGAGGTCGCCCAGCAGACCCGCGACGACCTGATCGCGGTCGGCGACGTGCAGGTCGCGAGCATGCTGTCCAACCGGTTGTCGGCCGTGCTCGTCGACTGCGGCGAGACGCTGGACGCGGCCGCCGACGAGATCACCTCGAGCCTGGCGTTCGCCGAGCGGACCGGCGCCCGCTTCTCGGTGCTCTCGCTGACCGGGTACCGGCAGCTGATCCGGGCGTTGCAGGGCCGCACCGATGGGCCGGGCTCGCTGGTCAGCGCCGATTTCGACGAGGCGGAGTATCTGGCCGGGATCGCCGCCGCCCAGGCCGGGCTGGCGACCTACCACACGAACCGCGCCCTGGCGGCGATGATCTTCGATGACGAGGAACGCCTGGAGGAGGCGTCGGCCGCCGCGATGACCGGCGTCCGGGCCATCCGCGGCTTCTACAACTCGATGCTGGCCCGGGTGACGCGCGCGGTCAGCCTCGCCCGGCGGATCCGCGCCGGCGCGGACACTGCCGCGGTGCGCGACCTCGACGAGGCCCGCAGCTGGCTGGCCCGGCGCGCGGCGGACTGCCCGCACAACTTCCGGCCGCTGCTGCATCTGGTCGAGGCCGAGCGCGCGTGGGCGCTCGGCGACCCGGTCACGGCCACCCGGGAGTACGACGCCGGGCTCACCGAGGTCTCCGGACGACCCTGGCACCGGGCGCTGCTGGCCGAACGAGCCGGGCTGTTCCACCTGAGCCAGGGCCTGGAGTACGGCGGCCGCCGCCTGCTCGCCGATGCCCTCGACGCCTACTGCCGGTGGGGCGCCCAGGGCAAGGCCGACGCGATGACCGCGGCGCACCCGTTCCTGCGGGCCGCCGCCTCCCCCGCCACCGGATCGCACGGGCCGGGCGGCGAGACGCTGCCGATCGACCTGATGGCCGTCCTGCGGGCGTCCCAGGCGCTCAGCTCGCAGACCACCGTGGCCGGCCTGCAGGCCCAGGTCGGCGACCTGCTCGCCGGCATGACCGGGGCCACCGTCGCGCACCTCGTCCTGCAACACCAGGAAACCTCCGACTGGTACGCGTCGGCGATCGCCGGGCCGGACCGGGAACAGCCCGCGGCCGTGGTCGCCGACCCCGCCAACCCGGGCGAGAGCCGCCTGCCGCTGGCCGCCATCCGGTACGCGTTACGCACCCGCGAACCGCTGCTCGTCGACGACGCCACCGGCGACGACAGGTTCAGTCACGACCCGTACCTGTCCGGTCTTGATCTCTGTGCTCTGCTGGTCGTCCCGGTGCCCAGCCACAACGTGGCGCACGCCGTGCTCGTGCTGGAGAACCACCGGCAGCGCGGCATCTTCTCGACCGACCGGCTGGAGACGGTACGGCTGATCGCCGGCCAGCTCGCCGTCTCGCTGGACAACGCGATCCTCTACGACTCGCTGGACAGCGCGGTCCGGGCCCGCACCGCCGACCTCGCCGCCGCCACCCGGCGCCTCGCCGACAGTGAGCGCCGGGTCCGCTCGCACTTCGAGCACGCCGCGGTCGGCCAGGTCATCCACGGCATCGACGACCGCATCGAGGAGGCCAACCCGGCGTTCCTCGACATGGTCGGCACGACCGCCCGCAAACTCACCGGCAGCAAGCTGACCGAGCTGTTCGCCGTACCGGACCGGGATGCGCACCGGCGTGACCTCGACGAGGTCATCGCCGACCGGCGCCCGCGGATCAGCCGCGAGCTCACCCTGATGCGCGCCGACGGCCGCCACCTCGACGCCCAGGTCACCGTCTCCGCGGTCCGCGACGCCGACGGCCGGCCCGCCCAGCTGGTCAGCATCCTGCAGGACATCAGCGCGCGCCGGGCCGCCGAGGCCGCCCGCGACGCCGCCCACCTCGAACTGGCCGACCGCAACCGCGAACTGGAGGCGGCCAACCAGCTCAAGTCCGACCTGATGGGCATGCTCGGCCACGAGATCGGCAACCCTCTCGCCATGATCCTCGGGCATCTGGAACTGGCCCGCACCGACGACGACCTGCCCGAGCCCTTCGCCGGCTTGCTCGAACGCATCCACCGCAACGCCCGCCGGTTGGACACCATCGTGAACGAGGTCCTCGCCCTGGTCCGCATCGACGCCGGCCAGCTCACCGCGCTGCCCAGCCCCACCGTGGTCGCCGACCACATCGACGCCGCCCTGGCCGCTGGGGCCGCCACCGGCGTCCCGGTCGACTGCCCGCGCGGCCTGGTCGCCCTGATGCAGCCCAGTCACCTGGACCACGTCCTGATCAACCTGATCAGCAACGCCGCCAAGTACGGCGGCGGGGTCACCGCGATCGTGGCGTTCGCCCGGCGGGCGTCCGGGACCGCCGTCCTCGAGGTGCACGACGAGGGGCCGGGCGTTCCACCGGACTTCCGCGACCGGCTCTTCGGCCGACTGACCCGGGCGGACAGCACCGCGTCGACCGCGCCGGGAACCGGGCTCGGCCTCTACATCGTCCGCGAGCTGGCCCGCGCCAACGGCGGTGACGTCACCTACCGGCCGGCTGCCGGGCACGGTTCGGTGTTCGTGCTGACCATGCCGCTGGCGCTGCACACACCGGATCATCCGGCGGGGGTGCTGTCGGTGCCGGTCGCCGCGCGGTGA
- a CDS encoding DUF4262 domain-containing protein, with product MIAYALRVLESSRICRCVICHDYGDRDEYDAGDQGVIGNVKEFGSSVTGVAADEKGPGWSYTIGRWHSRGEPELAMFGLDLRVMQSCLNILGERDGLADGQSHDDVVKGYPLRLRTVEPAWFRAFFGQAMWFYRQPPIPVLQVVWPDREGAFPWDTGSLAQPHLWRAPADHVPGVWTQDV from the coding sequence GTGATCGCTTACGCTCTGCGTGTGCTGGAGAGTTCGCGGATCTGCCGCTGCGTCATCTGTCACGACTACGGCGACCGCGACGAGTACGACGCGGGCGACCAGGGCGTGATCGGCAATGTGAAGGAGTTCGGGTCGAGCGTCACGGGCGTTGCGGCGGATGAGAAGGGGCCGGGGTGGTCGTACACCATCGGCCGCTGGCACAGCCGGGGTGAGCCGGAGCTGGCCATGTTCGGGCTCGATCTGCGTGTCATGCAGTCGTGCCTGAACATCCTGGGGGAGCGGGACGGCCTCGCCGACGGGCAGTCCCACGATGACGTCGTGAAGGGCTATCCGCTGCGCCTGCGGACCGTCGAGCCGGCCTGGTTCCGGGCGTTCTTCGGTCAGGCCATGTGGTTCTACCGGCAGCCGCCCATCCCGGTCCTGCAGGTCGTCTGGCCGGACCGGGAGGGCGCCTTCCCGTGGGACACCGGCAGCCTGGCCCAGCCGCACCTCTGGCGCGCGCCCGCCGACCATGTGCCGGGAGTGTGGACCCAGGACGTCTGA
- the coaD gene encoding pantetheine-phosphate adenylyltransferase, producing the protein MSDRTRGSHAVYPGTFDPFTAGHRDVVERVRRLFDRVTVLVAVNEAKQPTATPEQRSAALRSRFPESWTTVTVTAWEGLTVAFCHEHQATVIVRGVRNAADLQHEHQLAAMNEALGIPTLLVPARPELATVSSTAARALRT; encoded by the coding sequence ATGTCTGACCGAACGCGCGGCTCACACGCGGTCTACCCGGGGACCTTCGACCCCTTCACCGCCGGGCACCGCGATGTCGTCGAGCGGGTGCGGCGCCTGTTCGACCGGGTCACCGTGCTGGTGGCGGTCAACGAGGCCAAGCAGCCGACCGCCACACCGGAGCAGCGGTCAGCGGCCCTGCGCAGTCGGTTCCCGGAGAGCTGGACCACCGTGACCGTGACGGCATGGGAGGGCCTGACCGTTGCGTTCTGTCACGAGCATCAGGCCACCGTGATCGTCCGGGGCGTCCGGAACGCCGCCGATCTGCAGCACGAGCACCAGCTCGCGGCGATGAACGAGGCGCTGGGGATCCCCACCCTGCTGGTCCCCGCGCGTCCCGAACTGGCGACGGTCTCCTCCACCGCGGCCCGCGCCCTGCGTACCTGA
- a CDS encoding S1 family peptidase: protein MFTRKALLAAAVGVLAATMTAGSAQAIVNGSDTHRSYPFMATIPESAPELGLVDGNCGASLIDPRWVLTAAHCVRGEGLVLDGTVRVGSEKRKSGGTVRDIERIVVHPGYVNGNNEAPNTHDLALIRLDRPVKQKPVALAERAVQPGTPTRLLGFGTVSDTELAFAERLQQLDTRIGSRAECAPGWASRSRLCTISRKPKAMACFGDSGGPQVRKARHGRWELVGVTSGPGAPGVACSEGPGLYTDVSAHASWIRKTIRSRA from the coding sequence ATGTTCACCAGGAAAGCCCTGCTCGCCGCCGCCGTCGGCGTCCTCGCCGCGACCATGACGGCCGGCAGCGCCCAAGCGATCGTCAACGGTTCCGACACGCATCGGTCCTACCCGTTCATGGCGACCATCCCGGAGTCCGCACCGGAGCTCGGACTTGTCGACGGCAACTGCGGGGCCTCGCTCATCGATCCCCGCTGGGTGCTGACCGCCGCCCACTGCGTACGCGGGGAAGGTCTCGTTCTCGACGGCACCGTCCGGGTCGGCAGCGAGAAGCGTAAATCCGGCGGCACCGTGCGTGACATCGAGCGGATCGTCGTGCACCCCGGCTACGTCAACGGCAACAACGAGGCACCCAACACCCACGACCTCGCCCTGATCCGCCTCGACCGGCCGGTCAAGCAGAAGCCCGTCGCGCTGGCCGAGCGCGCCGTGCAGCCCGGGACCCCGACCAGGCTCCTCGGCTTCGGCACCGTCTCGGACACCGAACTCGCGTTCGCGGAACGGCTGCAGCAGCTGGACACCCGCATCGGCTCCCGCGCGGAGTGCGCGCCCGGCTGGGCGAGCCGCTCCCGGTTGTGCACGATCAGCCGGAAGCCGAAAGCGATGGCCTGCTTCGGCGACTCCGGCGGCCCGCAGGTGCGCAAGGCACGGCATGGCCGCTGGGAGCTGGTCGGCGTCACGTCCGGCCCGGGCGCTCCCGGGGTGGCCTGCTCCGAGGGGCCGGGCCTCTACACCGACGTGTCGGCGCACGCGAGCTGGATCCGCAAGACGATCCGGTCCCGCGCCTGA
- a CDS encoding maleylpyruvate isomerase family mycothiol-dependent enzyme — translation MTSLAGRTVTALRSEHDDLAALVPALSAKQLTGPSGAAEWTIADVLSHVGSGAEITLAGFRAAVGAAEAPGPDFNQSVWDRWNAASPQEQATGSVASDEALVAALEAVPEQDHDTLRVRTFLPDPVSLATFTALRLSEVAQHTWDVRAGLDSAATVAAGSAAVLAEHLAGDLGFMLGFIGKPKEAPEPAVVEVGGTPYRIVVDESVRLTTEELPVTATFTGSLEAALRLIYGRLTPRHTPEGVTVSGNVTLDDLRAVFPGF, via the coding sequence ATGACTTCCCTTGCCGGCCGCACTGTCACGGCCCTGCGTAGTGAGCACGACGATCTCGCGGCGCTCGTCCCGGCGCTGTCCGCGAAGCAGCTGACCGGGCCGTCCGGCGCCGCGGAGTGGACGATCGCGGATGTTCTGTCGCACGTCGGCAGCGGCGCGGAGATCACGCTTGCCGGATTCCGGGCGGCGGTCGGGGCCGCCGAGGCGCCCGGCCCGGACTTCAACCAGTCCGTCTGGGACCGCTGGAACGCCGCGAGCCCGCAGGAGCAGGCCACCGGCTCGGTCGCGTCCGACGAGGCGCTGGTCGCGGCCCTCGAGGCGGTGCCGGAGCAGGACCACGACACCCTTCGGGTACGGACGTTCCTCCCGGATCCCGTGTCACTCGCGACGTTCACGGCGTTGCGGCTCAGTGAGGTCGCCCAGCACACCTGGGACGTCCGTGCCGGCCTCGATTCGGCGGCGACGGTCGCGGCGGGTTCGGCCGCGGTGCTCGCCGAGCATCTGGCGGGTGACCTCGGGTTCATGCTGGGGTTCATCGGCAAGCCGAAGGAGGCGCCCGAGCCGGCCGTGGTGGAGGTCGGCGGTACCCCGTACCGGATCGTGGTTGATGAATCTGTCCGGCTGACGACCGAGGAGCTGCCGGTGACCGCGACGTTCACCGGGTCGCTGGAGGCGGCGCTGCGGCTGATCTACGGCCGGTTGACGCCGCGCCACACCCCCGAGGGCGTCACGGTGAGCGGGAACGTCACGCTGGACGATCTGCGCGCGGTCTTCCCGGGGTTCTGA
- a CDS encoding lysophospholipid acyltransferase family protein — protein MTRERPPAEAGTPGRIPPVYRAVMAAAGPIVRWWGRLEVEGLDTVPASGATIIPANHDSAWDPVVIAHAARRRRQIQALAKASLWKNPLLRRILDGMGQIPVRRGQADTDALDAAVQRLASGGCIGIFPEGTRSQGRQLRARSGVGRLAQAVPEARIVCAAVSGTVDIARFPRRPRLKVTFFEPTPPPPGESALELAARLTAELRTVAPVQS, from the coding sequence ATGACACGCGAGCGTCCCCCCGCCGAGGCCGGCACCCCCGGCCGGATCCCGCCGGTCTACCGAGCCGTCATGGCCGCGGCCGGCCCGATCGTCCGCTGGTGGGGCCGCCTCGAGGTGGAGGGCCTCGACACCGTCCCGGCCAGCGGCGCGACGATCATTCCGGCCAACCACGACAGCGCCTGGGACCCGGTCGTCATCGCCCACGCCGCCCGCCGGCGCCGGCAGATCCAGGCCCTCGCCAAGGCGTCACTGTGGAAGAACCCGCTGCTGCGCCGCATCCTCGACGGCATGGGCCAGATCCCGGTCCGGCGCGGCCAGGCCGACACCGACGCGCTGGACGCCGCGGTGCAGCGCCTCGCCTCCGGCGGCTGCATCGGCATCTTCCCGGAGGGCACCCGCTCCCAGGGCCGCCAGCTGCGCGCCCGCAGCGGTGTCGGCCGCCTCGCCCAGGCCGTCCCCGAAGCCCGGATCGTCTGCGCGGCCGTCTCCGGCACCGTGGACATCGCCCGCTTCCCGCGACGCCCCCGGCTCAAGGTGACGTTCTTCGAGCCCACCCCACCGCCGCCCGGGGAGTCCGCGCTGGAGCTCGCCGCCAGGCTGACCGCCGAACTCCGCACCGTCGCGCCGGTCCAGTCCTAA